The region CAACTTGGTTGCCATTTTCATCAGACAATTTGTAGTTCTTGGTCACATAGTGCGAGTCTTTGACTGACACATAAGTATCTTTGAACAAACTCCAAATCGCTTGTGCTGAAATCTCAGTACCGTCTTCATCGGTTTTTTGCTGCACGATTTGTGAGAATTCGATCTGTAAACGACGTGGCAAAGTCACGTTGTAGTTCGATTCTAACAAGTAGGCAATACCACCTTTACCAGACTGTGAGTTGACACGAATTACAGCATCATAGTCGCGACCCAAATCTTTTGGATCGATTGGCAAGTACGGCATATCCCAAATTTCTTCGTTCTTTTGGAACTCGAAACCTTTTTTGATTGCATCCTGGTGAGAACCAGAGAATGCAGTAAATACCAAATCACCTGCATATGGATGACGTGGATGCACTGGCAAACCTGTACATTCTTCAACAGTCGCAATAATTTCGTTGATATTCGAGAAGTCTAATTCTGGTGCCACACCCTGGGTATACATGTTCAAGGCAATTGCAGCAACGTCCACGTTACCGGTACGTTCACCATTACCGAATACACAACCTTCGACACGGTCAGCACCCGCCATAATCGCCAATTCAGACGCTGCGATACCGCAACCACGGTCATTATGACAGTGAACTGAAATGATTACGCCGTCACGACGTTCGATGTTGCGGTGCATCCATTCCACTTGGTCTGCATAGACGTTTGGAGAAGATACTTCTACCGTTGCAGGCAAGTTTAAGATGACTTTGTTTTCTGGAGATGCTTCCCAGATTTCAGTCACTGCATCACAGACATCTTTTGCCACTTCTAATTCAGTTGCAGTGAAACATTCAGGGCTGTACTGGAATACAAATTCAGTTTCAGGCTGTTTCGCTGCGTATTCTTTTACTTTTTGCGCTGCATTGATCGCTAACTGTTTCGCACCTTCAACATCCACATTCAACACTTTTTGACGGAATGTTGGTGAGTTCGAGTTGTAGATATGCACGATGGCGCGTTTTGCACCTTGTAAAGATTCAAAGGTACGTGCGATCAAATGGTCACGTGCCTGAACCAAAACTTCAATGTAAACGTCATCCGGAATATGACCTTCTTCGATCAATTTGCGGGTGAAGTCGAAATCAATTTGAGATGCAGACGGAAAGCCGATTTCAATATGTTTGAAACCGATTTTTACCAACATCTGGAACATTTTGAACTTCTGCTCGATGTTCATTGGCTCGAAGATCGCCTGGTTACCATCACGCAGGTCAGTACTCATCCAGATAGGCGCTTTAGTGATTTCATTGTTCGGCCATTGACGGTCTGGTAAGTCTACACGTTGATACATGCGACGGTATTTTTTACTTGGATCAGCCAACATCATGAGAGAGCTCCTTAGGTAGCCCGGCATACTTGCTTGGTGTAACAGTTGCTCGGTCTACAGCATAGATTTTGTCTATATATTCGTTTACATGCAGGTGAGGATAAATTAGATCAATCCTGTATTTTTTAAGTTTTGATCATCAGGATCAACCAGACACCTGCATGGTGAACCTATAATTAAATTTTAGTCCAGAAAACATGAAAAGTTTTTGCTTTTTCTATGGATTTTAGTCGTATCTTAAAAAAGATTTTCTTATAAATTTATTAATTGGAAAAATATTTCTCTGATCTATTTTAATCTTGTTGGATTTTCCTGTAATTAAGCGATAAGGTTAAAATATTTCTTTATATGATAGCTTTGTTAGAAGTTCTTAAGCAATGCGTACATGAAATCTTTCATATCAAAAAATAAAGGCTAGCCTGATAGATCCAGACTAGCCTGTAATAGCATGAAGATTGCTCAGATCAGTATTTAAAATGCAGCCCTAAAACGGCACTGATGCCTTCTGCTTCAGTGGCATAGTGGGAAGAATACGCTTTGGTAAAATAACGCGTATCGGACAGGTTATTGATATTCAGCTGCAGATCCACATTGGGGTTCACCTGATAACGTGCCATGGCATCGTAACGCACATAACCGGGAACAAATTTGGTATTGGCGGCATTGCCATAAACTTTATCCATTGCCACAGCACCGGCACCCAATGTCAGTTGAGGTATGATCTGATAGGTTGTCCATAAGGTTGCACTGTTTTCTGCTACGTTCTGAACCTGATTGCCATTGTTCGAGCTTGGTACATAGATAGGATTTGCTGTAGTTCCAATATTCTCAAAGCCACCATCAATCACTTCACTATCCAAATAGGTATAGCCTGCAGAAATTGCCCATTTCTCAATAACATTTCCATTGATACCCAGCTCAATCCCATCGACACGGGTCTCACCGATATTACGGGTACTGCCATCAGCGTCGGCGGAGCGGGTATTGGTTTTTTCAGTACGGAAAATGGCGGCTGTCAGATTCAGTTTATCTTCCAGAAGATCCCATTTAGTTCCCAGTTCCATAGTACGAACTTTTTCAGCTTTTAAATTTTCAATAGCTGCACTAATACTTTCAGAGCCATCACCGCCATCGACACCGACCGGATTCGAGGAAGTGGCATAGCTGACATAAATACTGCCATTTTCTCTTGGCTTAAAGACCAGACCTGCCTGATAGTTTAAAAAGTCTTCTTCATTTTCGAGGGTCAGCTGATCACCTGGAACGGCGGTAATTGGTGTATTGTTTGCGCCTGTCACCGCACTATTGAATCGTCCATAGGTCAAGGTTTGCTGGGTTTTATAATCATCCCAACGTACACCCAGATCCAGAATCCATTGTGGATGAAGTTCGATGCTGTCTAGCAAGTAAATCGATTTTGATTTGGTCTCGATATCATAACGGTCCGCACCGTCCGTACTAATAGTCCCTGTCCACGCACCCCGGTCTGGATTGTCTACAGAAGTACACCAGCCTAAGGCCACATTGGCAAGAATACCGCAAGCCGCAAAAGAGCTTCCTGTAGCATTCAGACCATTAATAATATATTGGGTACGCTCGGTATCCTGATCTAAATATTCTGCACCCAGATTAAAGCTGTGCTGAATAGCACCAGTATCAAATTTGCCTGTTAAAGCCAGTAGGTCAGTAAAGGTACCGGTATCTGCGATACGTGAATTGGCCCGTGCCCAGACATTGCCATTCAAAATGAAATTCCCGCGTGAATCATCGGGGTTGGTCCAGAGATAGTTATTTTTGGAACGGTTAAATACCGCCGTATTACTTAGGGTCAGATTGTCATTCAGGTCATGTTCCAATTTAAAGGTACCAATCTGGTTTTCCTGTTTCTGGAAATCACGATCTTTCCAGCCATAGTATTGACCAGCTTTGGCATCAATTGGTTTTCCATTGCCATTTAAAGCGACATTGGCATTGGTCGCTGCAAATGGATTGTTATAGGGAATGCCTGAGTCTGGAATATCATCAGTTTTTAGATAGTAATAACTCAAAGTACCACGTGTTGCATTGTCCAGACCAAAACTGAAGCTAGGTGCAATACCCGCACGTTTATATTCCGCACCGTCATGCTGACCCGCTTTTTCATTCTGATGGCCCATGACCGCGACACGAGCCGCCATACCATTGCCGAAGTCCTTGTTAGCATCTAAAGTGATACGTGCATACATATCTGTACCACCCGCAACAGAACCTTCCAGTGCATCTCCCTTTTTCGCCACTTTTGAAATCAGGTTAATACTGCCGCCAGTGATACCAGCGCCGCCCATGGCAGAGGCAGAACCTTTGGTGACTTCGACCTGCTCAACGGCAAACATTTCCCGGTTTTGTGAAGTCGAATTCCGTACACCATCCACATACATCGAACTTTCCGAGTTATAACCCCGAATAAAAGGTCGATCCCCATTTGGATTACCACCTTCTCCCGCGCCTAGGGTAATCCCCGGCACAGTACGCAAAGCATCTGCCAAGGTCGTAACCTGGGTATCTTCAATCAGTTGCTGAGGGATCACAACCACAGATTTCGGGGTATCCAGGAGAGGGGCAACAAATTTGCTATTTGCCGACTGATCGATTTTTAAACCTGGCACAGATTCCACTTGCACTTCCTGACGGATGGTTTCAAGCTGCACCACGTTTTCTTGGGCAATTGCATGTGCGGATGCAAAAGAAAGGGAAGAAACGATGGCTGAAGAAACTATTTTTTTACGAGATTTTATATAGCTCATAATGATTCTTTTTTATTTTTAAGTTTGGATTAGCAAATAATAATTATTATTGTTATCGTTGCTATCCTTCTTGTATTGATATTGGCGATGAATAAAATTTAATCAATTTAAAAAATAGATAGACTAGAGTGCAAATTGAGAATCAACGCTATGTTTTTAATATAGATTGATTAAATGTGGATCTTGTTTGGTTTTTATTGATAATAGCTGTTGATAGATAATGCTGTATTGAATTACTTTTAAAGACGCTTCAAGAAGATAAATATATTTTTTAACTCATTGATGTTTCAATTTTATTTTCAATTAAATCCTAATTAATCAATTCCACTACACAGACAGTCCGGTTGAATATCTGCCACGGTCGCTGTTCCCATTAAGGCCATGGTAATTTCAAATTCTTCTTTCAGGATTTTGATCACATGCGCGACCCCAAGTGCTCCAGCAGTCGCCAGACCATAAATATAAGGACGGCCAATCAGGACAGCAGAAGCACCTAAGGCAATCGCCTTGAATACATCAGATCCACGGCGAATACCGCCATCATAAATCAGAGGAAAATCTGCTGGCACAACCTTTTTAATTAGTTGTAGGGCAATCAGTGGAGAAATGCAGGTATCCAGTACCCGGCCGCCATGATTGGAAATGATCAGACCTTTTACCCCATGCTGAATCGCCAGCTGGGCATCCAGAGGATGCACGATTCCTTTTAGAATGACCGGTAAATGGGTCTGCTGTACCATCCA is a window of Acinetobacter sp. ASP199 DNA encoding:
- the leuA gene encoding 2-isopropylmalate synthase codes for the protein MMLADPSKKYRRMYQRVDLPDRQWPNNEITKAPIWMSTDLRDGNQAIFEPMNIEQKFKMFQMLVKIGFKHIEIGFPSASQIDFDFTRKLIEEGHIPDDVYIEVLVQARDHLIARTFESLQGAKRAIVHIYNSNSPTFRQKVLNVDVEGAKQLAINAAQKVKEYAAKQPETEFVFQYSPECFTATELEVAKDVCDAVTEIWEASPENKVILNLPATVEVSSPNVYADQVEWMHRNIERRDGVIISVHCHNDRGCGIAASELAIMAGADRVEGCVFGNGERTGNVDVAAIALNMYTQGVAPELDFSNINEIIATVEECTGLPVHPRHPYAGDLVFTAFSGSHQDAIKKGFEFQKNEEIWDMPYLPIDPKDLGRDYDAVIRVNSQSGKGGIAYLLESNYNVTLPRRLQIEFSQIVQQKTDEDGTEISAQAIWSLFKDTYVSVKDSHYVTKNYKLSDENGNQVVELDIEVNGETQHLRGEGNGPISAILDALQLPIDVLNYEERSISSGAHAKALALVELQVKGTGKSAFGAGVHDNIVTSSIEAIIACTNRLIDQGVLSTEQVIAAAV
- a CDS encoding TonB-dependent siderophore receptor, with the translated sequence MSYIKSRKKIVSSAIVSSLSFASAHAIAQENVVQLETIRQEVQVESVPGLKIDQSANSKFVAPLLDTPKSVVVIPQQLIEDTQVTTLADALRTVPGITLGAGEGGNPNGDRPFIRGYNSESSMYVDGVRNSTSQNREMFAVEQVEVTKGSASAMGGAGITGGSINLISKVAKKGDALEGSVAGGTDMYARITLDANKDFGNGMAARVAVMGHQNEKAGQHDGAEYKRAGIAPSFSFGLDNATRGTLSYYYLKTDDIPDSGIPYNNPFAATNANVALNGNGKPIDAKAGQYYGWKDRDFQKQENQIGTFKLEHDLNDNLTLSNTAVFNRSKNNYLWTNPDDSRGNFILNGNVWARANSRIADTGTFTDLLALTGKFDTGAIQHSFNLGAEYLDQDTERTQYIINGLNATGSSFAACGILANVALGWCTSVDNPDRGAWTGTISTDGADRYDIETKSKSIYLLDSIELHPQWILDLGVRWDDYKTQQTLTYGRFNSAVTGANNTPITAVPGDQLTLENEEDFLNYQAGLVFKPRENGSIYVSYATSSNPVGVDGGDGSESISAAIENLKAEKVRTMELGTKWDLLEDKLNLTAAIFRTEKTNTRSADADGSTRNIGETRVDGIELGINGNVIEKWAISAGYTYLDSEVIDGGFENIGTTANPIYVPSSNNGNQVQNVAENSATLWTTYQIIPQLTLGAGAVAMDKVYGNAANTKFVPGYVRYDAMARYQVNPNVDLQLNINNLSDTRYFTKAYSSHYATEAEGISAVLGLHFKY